A genomic window from Dermacentor silvarum isolate Dsil-2018 chromosome 9, BIME_Dsil_1.4, whole genome shotgun sequence includes:
- the LOC119464266 gene encoding calcineurin subunit B type 2: MWQVLDTTMRQGNESSLPMEMCSNFDADEIKRLGKRFKKLDLDNSGSLSIDEFMSLPELQQNPLVQRVIDIFDTDGNGEVDFKEFIQGVSQFSVKGDKESKLRFAFRIYDMDNDGFISNGELFQVLKMMVGNNLKEAQLQQIVDKTILFADRDEDGKISFDEFCSVVGNTDIHKKMVVDV; encoded by the exons GGAAACGAAAGCTCTCTCCCGATGGAGATGTGCTCCAACT tcgaCGCCGACGAAATAAAAAGGCTCGGCAAGAGGTTCAAGAAGCTAGACCTTGACAATTCCGGATCCCTGAGCATCGACGAATTCATGTCCCTCCCAGAGCTCCAGCAAAACCCCCTAGTACAGCGTGTAATAGACATATTTGACACAGACGGCAATGGGGAAGTAGATTTCAAAG AATTTATCCAAGGAGTGTCGCAATTTAGCGTTAAAGGCGACAAGGAGTCAAAGCTGAGAT TTGCCTTCCGGATTTACGACATGGATAACGACGGCTTCATCTCCAATGGGGAGCTGTTCCAGGTGCTCAAGATGATGGTCGGCAACAACCTCAAGGAGGCCCAGCTGCAGCAGATCGTCGACAAGACCATCCTGTTTGCCGACCGTGACGAGGACGGCAAGATCTCCTTCGACGAGTTCTGTTCG GTTGTTGGCAACACAGATATCCACAAGAAGATGGTGGTGGACGTTTGA